Proteins encoded within one genomic window of Tachysurus vachellii isolate PV-2020 chromosome 16, HZAU_Pvac_v1, whole genome shotgun sequence:
- the LOC132859444 gene encoding uncharacterized protein K02A2.6, translated as MGRSWLEQLKVDWQAIHMMTPKTLDLKGVLEKHSEVFKQELGSMEGITVKLTVEQGSQPRFLKSRPLPYALKPKVEASLNDLVKNGVLEPVNVSKWATPIVPVIKKDGGIRICGDFKVTVNPVLSAEQYPLPHINDLFAGLTGGQRFSKIDLNQAYLQMHVEEQSRELLTINTHKGLFRYKRLPFGITSAPSIFQRAMDQILVGLPGVVCYLDDILVTGTDEESHLRHLDATLARLKEYGLRVRKDKCEFFQVAVEYLGHVIDAAGLHTSPSKVKAIVDAPVPKNVSQLRSFLGLLNYYGRFIPHIATLLKPLHKLLCHENNWKWNTECQESFKKAKETLLRSNALTHFDPALPIQLACDASPYGVGAVLSHIMPNGQERPIAFASRSLSKAEANYAQIEREALSIVFGVRKFYQYIFGRKFTLLTDHRPLTAIFGPHHGIPALAASRMQRWALLLSAHTYDIKYRKSELHGNADGLSRLPLADKVKEAKVAKIFYFSQVERAPITAAQVHRGTRNDPVLSSVVDIVMTGKEESDDLELKPYISRRHELSVQSGCLLWGRRVVIPPALRKPVLKQLHVGHCGMVRMKEIARSYFWWPGVDGQIEEKARTCTSCQRIRNTPQLAPLHPWEYPEKPWHRIHIDFAGPVEDKMLLVVMDAHSKWPEVAIMKSTSAEKTIEKLGEIFSRFGSPVQLVSDNGPQFTSHEMATFLLANGVQHITSSPYHPATNGLAERFVQTMKHALKASLGQGTFHQRLHSFLLFYRSTSHATTKVSPAYLLFKRELRTSFELIKPATLKETVQRQQEHQVQRRNMRAKDRIFATGSSVLARNYGSGLKWVLVTVEAQTGPVSYKVKTAENLSWRRHTDQLLGGASTITDVPEVTDATDETSPTSLVSTKEPTMTSNDSFANKPLSSSAENGNQIGRRYPVRERRPPRHLSDYT; from the coding sequence ATGGGACGTTCCTGGCTGGAGCAACTAAAGGTGGACTGGCAGGCCATACACATGATGACACCTAAAACCCTGGACCTCAAAGGTGTCCTTGAAAAACACAGTGAAGTTTTCAAACAGGAGTTAGGCAGCATGGAAGGAATCACAGTAAAATTGACTGTGGAACAGGGAAGCCAGCCAAGGTTTTTAAAGTCCCGGCCCCTGCCATATGCACTCAAACCCAAGGTAGAGGCAAGCTTGAATGATCTTGTGAAGAATGGAGTGCTGGAACCAGTCAATGTGAGTAAGTGGGCAACGCCTATTGTTCCAGTTATAAAGAAGGATGGAGGCATAAGGATCTGTGGGGATTTTAAAGTTACTGTAAATCCAGTGTTGTCAGCAGAACAATACCCCTTGCCTCACATTAATGACCTCTTTGCGGGGTTGACAGGAGGACAAAGATTTAGCAAAATCGACCTCAACCAAGCATACCTACAGATGCATGTTGAGGAACAGTCCAGAGAACTCCTTaccattaatacacacaaaggaCTATTTCGGTACAAACGTTTGCCATTCGGAATTACTTCAGCTCCATCCATTTTTCAGCGAGCGATGGATCAGATTCTAGTGGGGCTTCCAGGAGTTGTGTGTTATCTAGATGACATTCTAGTGACTGGCACGGATGAAGAGTCGCACTTACGACACCTGGATGCTACCCTTGCGAGGCTGAAAGAATACGGATTAAGAGTGCGCAAGGATAAATGTGAATTTTTCCAGGTTGCAGTCGAATACTTAGGCCATGTCATTGATGCCGCTGGTCTGCATACGTCCCCATCCAAGGTTAAGGCCATTGTGGATGCACCAGTACCCAAAAATGTCAGCCAGTTACGGTCTTTCCTCGGCTTACTGAACTATTATGGCCGTTTCATTCCACATATTGCTACGCTGCTGAAACCTCTGCACAAATTGTTATGCCATGAAAATAATTGGAAGTGGAACACTGAATGCCAGGAGTCATTCAAGAAAGCGAAGGAGACACTTCTAAGGTCAAACGCACTCACTCATTTCGACCCTGCTCTTCCTATTCAGCTGGCCTGCGATGCTTCCCCGTATGGTGTGGGAGCTGTCTTGTCCCACATCATGCCCAATGGTCAAGAGAGGCCAATCGCGTTTGCTTCCAGGAGTCTGAGCAAAGCAGAAGCTAACTATGCTCAGATTGAACGAGAGGCACTGAGCATTGTGTTTGGAGTGCGTAAGTTTTATCAGTATATTTTTGGAAGGAAATTCACGCTGCTGACTGATCATCGCCCACTCACTGCAATATTTGGTCCACACCATGGCATTCCTGCTCTTGCTGCAAGTAGGATGCAAAGGTGGGCTTTGTTGTTATCAGCTCACACCTACGACATCAAGTACCGAAAGTCGGAATTGCACGGTAATGCAGACGGTCTATCCAGGTTGCCTCTCGCTGACAAGGTAAAGGAAGCAAAGGTGGCTAAAATTTTCTATTTCAGCCAGGTGGAACGGGCCCCTATAACAGCCGCGCAAGTGCACAGGGGCACACGAAACGACCCTGTCCTGTCAAGTGTCGTGGATATTGTCATGACGGGCAAAGAGGAGAGCGATGATCTGGAGCTAAAACCTTACATCTCTCGACGTCATGAACTTTCAGTGCAGTCAGGATGCTTGTTGTGGGGGAGGAGAGTGGTTATCCCCCCGGCTTTACGCAAGCCAGTGCTAAAACAGCTGCATGTGGGACACTGTGGGATGGTCCGCATGAAGGAAATTGCAAGGAGTTACTTCTGGTGGCCAGGAGTAGATGGCCAAATTGAGGAAAAAGCTAGGACCTGTACCTCATGCCAGCGCATACGTAACACACCACAACTGGCACCGCTGCACCCATGGGAATATCCTGAAAAACCATGGCATCGCATTCATATTGATTTTGCAGGCCCAGTCGAGGACAAAATGCTGTTGGTAGTCATGGATGCACACAGTAAGTGGCCGGAGGTGGCCATTATGAAATCTACTTCAGCTGAAAAGACAATTGAGAAACTGGGAGAAATTTTCAGTAGATTTGGGTCACCAGTGCAACTTGTCTCAGATAACGGCCCTCAATTTACATCTCATGAGATGGCCACATTTCTACTGGCAAATGGTGTGCAACATATCACGTCATCACCCTACCATCCTGCAACAAATGGGTTAGCAGAAAGATTTGTCCAAACCATGAAACATGCTTTGAAAGCGTCGCTCGGGCAGGGCACATTTCATCAACGACTGCACAGCTTCTTGCTCTTCTATCGTAGTACTTCGCATGCAACCACCAAAGTTTCCCCAGCGTATTTGTTGTTCAAAAGAGAGCTCAGGACAAGCTTTGAGCTGATTAAACCAGCTACACTCAAAGAAACTGTTCAACGGCAACAAGAGCATCAAGTACAGCGACGGAATATGCGAGCCAAGGACAGAATCTTTGCAACAGGCTCATCAGTGCTTGCTCGGAACTATGGCAGTGGTCTGAAATGGGTTCTGGTTACTGTGGAGGCCCAGACGGGTCCAGTGTCATACAAGGTCAAGACTGCTGAGAATCTTTCCTGGAGGAGACATACTGATCAGTTGCTTGGTGGAGCCAGCACCATTACAGATGTTCCTGAGGTCACGGATGCCACTGATGAAACTTCTCCAACTTCATTAGTCTCCACAAAGGAGCCTACGATGACCTCAAATGATTCTTTTGCTAACAAACCATTATCTTCATCGGCAGAAAATGGAAACCAAATAGGACGTCGGTATCCAGTAAGGGAGCGACGTCCACCTCGACATTTATCGGATTACACTTAG